One window of Equus caballus isolate H_3958 breed thoroughbred chromosome 3, TB-T2T, whole genome shotgun sequence genomic DNA carries:
- the AASDH gene encoding beta-alanine-activating enzyme isoform X4: MKKCNLKYILVEKQQINKFKSSYETLLNYDTFTVEHNDIVLFRLHWKNVEVSLMLNERKEKYEKEKMTNSTSSENSNEEKSEEHMDARLKHCLAYVLHTSGTTGKPKIVRVPHACIVPNIQHFRVLFEITQDDVLFLASPLTFDPSVVEIFVALSSGASLLIVPTSVKATPTLLRRFGSQLIKSTVLSTSTSLRVLALGGEAFPSLTVLKSWRGVGNKTQIFNIYGITEVSSWATFYRIPEKTLNSTLKCELPVQLGFPLLGTVVEVRDTDGFAIQEGDGQVFLGGRNRVCFLDDEVTVPLGTMRATGDFVTVKDGEIFFLGRKDSQIKRHGKRLNIELVQQVAEGLQEVESCAVTWYNQEKLILFMVSKNDLVKDYIFEELQKHLPSHAIPDELVLIDSLPFTSHGKIDVSELNKIYLNYINLKSECKLNGKEELWEKLQHLWKSILSLSEDPLRIPDESLFLNSGGDSLKSIRLLNEIEKLVGTSVPGLLEIILNSSILEIYNHIVQTVFPDEDLTFSKNYATKRKFSDINQETSGKSLHQNSVMPLNCDKKINAFIALSRGGQILSVNTTRPLTKLGHCPSACSSDLISQTNTQNVESLNPPALSGKSKDPSCVAEFFSEEGTPVIEAEKMELCVRWMSDTGKCVDASPLVVIPAVDKSSATVYIGSHSHRMMAVDLYSGKVKWEQILGDRVESSACVSKCGNFIVVGCYNGLVYVLKSSSGEKYWTFTTEDAVKSSATMDPTTGLLYIGSHDQHAYALDIYKKKCVWKLKCGATVFSSPCLSLTPHHLYFATLGGLLLAVNPATGNRIWKHSCGKPLFSSPRCCLQYICIGCVDGNLLCFTHFGEQVWQFCTSEPIFSSPCTSASEQEIFFGSHDCFIYCCNTKGHLQWKFETTSRVYSTPFNFHNYNRSDEMLLAAASTDGKLWILESKSGQLQSVYRLPGEVFSSPVVWESMLIIGCRNNYVYCLDLLGGNQK, translated from the exons atgaaaaaatgtaatttaaagtaTATCCTtgttgaaaaacagcaaattaat AAATTCAAATCTTCCTATGAAACGTTATTGAACTATGATACGTTTACAGTAGAACATAATGACATAGTACTCTTCAGACTTCACTGGAAAAATGTTGAGGTGAGCttgatgctaaatgaaagaaaagagaaatatgaaaaagaaaaaatgacaaacagCACAAGTTCTGAGAACAGCAATGAAGAAAAGTCAGAAGAGCACATGGATGCGAGGCTAAAGCATTGCTTAGCTTATGTTCTCCATACATCAGGCACTACGGGGAAACCTAAGATTGTCAGAGTGCCTCATGCATGTATAGTGCCAAACATTCAGCATTTTCG GGTACTTTTTGAGATCACACAAGATGATGTTTTGTTTCTGGCTTCACCTCTGACCTTTGATCCTTCTGTTGTGGAAATATTTGTTGCTTTGTCAAGTGGTGCCTCTCTGCTTATTGTACCAACTTCTGTCAAG GCAACACCAACATTGCTTAGAAGATTTGGATCTCAGCTTATCAAGTCAACTGTTCTATCAACTAGTACTTCTCTTCGAGTATTAGCCCTTGGTGGTGAAGCATTTCCATCATTGACTGTTCTCAAAAGCTGGAGAGGAGTAGgcaataaaacacaaatatttaatatttatggtATCACAGAGGTATCAAGTTGGGCGACTTTTTACAGGATTCCAGAGAAGACTCTTAACTCTACTTTGAA ATGTGAATTGCCTGTACAACTGGGATTTCCGCTGCTTGGAACAGTAGTTGAAGTTAGAGATACTGATGGTTTCGCAATTCAAGAAGGCGATGGCCAAGTATTTTTAg GTGGGAGAAACAGAGTATGTTTTCTTGATGACGAAGTGACAGTACCACTTGGCACAATGCGAGCCACAGGAGACTTTGTGACTGTGAAAGATGGAGAGATATTTTTCTTGGGACGAAAGGACAGTCAGATTAAACGTCATGGCAAACGTCTTAACATTGAACTTGTGCAACAG GTTGCTGAAGGTCTCCAGGAAGTGGAGTCTTGTGCAGTTACATGGTATAATCAGGAAAAATTAATTCTGTTCATGGTGTCCAAAAATGATTTAGTAAAGGATTACATCTTTGAAGAACTGCAGAAACATCTTCCAAGTCATGCAATCCCGGATGAGCTTGTGTTGATTGATTCTCTGCCATTTACATCTCATG GCAAAATTGATGTTTCTGAGTTAAACAAGATTTATTTAAACTACATAAACTTGAAGTCTGAGTGTAAGCTCAATGGAAAAGAGGAACTTTGGGAAAAATTACAGCATTTGTGGAAG TCTATTCTGAGTCTCTCAGAAGATCCTTTGAGGATTCCTGATGAGTCACTCTTCTTAAATAGTGGTGGAGATTCCTTAAAGTCCATACGGCTCCTCAATGAGATTGAAAAACTTGTTGGCACATCAGTACCTGGGCTTCTGGAAATTATTCTTAACAGTTCCATTTTAGAGATTTACAATCACATCGTTCAAACAGTATTTCCAGATGAAGATCTGACATTTAGCAAGAATTAtgccacaaaaagaaaattcagcgACATTAATCAAGAGACCAGTGGAAAATCTTTACATCAGAACTCTGTCATGCCTTTAAATTGTGACAAGAAGATAAATGCTTTTATTGCACTGAGCAGAGGGGGTCAGATTTTGTCTGTGAATACTACGAGGCCTTTAACTAAGTTAGGACATTGCCCTTCAGCCTGTTCTTCTGATTTAATTTCACAGACTAACACTCAAAATGTAGAAAGCTTAAATCCTCCAGCTCTTAGTGGGAAATCAAAAGATCCATCCTGTGTTGCAGAATTCTTTTCTGAAGAGGGAACACCTGTGATAGAGGCTGAGAAGATGGAGTTATGTGTGAGGTGGATGTCAGACACAGGCAAATGTGTAGATGCTTCACCTCTGGTTGTAATACCAGCTGTTGATAAGTCATCTGCAACTGTGTACATTGGCTCCCATTCTCACAGAATGATGGCAGTTGACCTTTACTCTGGGAAGGTGAAATGGGAACAGATTTTGGGAGATCGAGTTGAATCCTCAGCATGTGTATCTAAGTGTGGAAACTTTATTGTAGTAG GCTGTTATAACGGGTTAGTTTATGTTCTGAAAAGTAGTAGTGGAGAAAAATACTGGACATTTACTACTGAGGATGCTGTCAAAAGCTCAGCAACCATGGATCCAACCACAGGACTCCTTTACATTGGATCTCATGACCAGCATGCATATGCTTTGGATATTTAT AAAAAGAAGTGTGTTTGGAAGTTAAAATGTGGAGCGactgtcttttcttctccttgtttgAGCCTGACTCCACATCACTTGTATTTTGCTACTCTGGGAGGACTTTTACTGGCTGTAAATCCT GCTACTGGGAACAGAATTTGGAAACATTCCTGTGGAAAAccactcttctcttctccacGGTGTTGCCTACAGTATATTTGTATTGGCTGTGTAGATGGAAATTTACTGTGCTTTACTCACTTTGGAGAACAG GTTTGGCAGTTCTGTACCAGTGAACCAATCTTTTCATCCCCATGTACCTCAGCATCAgagcaagaaatattttttggttCCCATGACTGCTTTATCTACTGTTGTAATACAAAAGGTCACCTCCAATGGAAATTTGAAACTACTTCAAGGGTATATTCAACACCGTTTAATTTCCATAACTACAACCGTAGTGATGAAATGTTGCTGGCAGCAGCTTCTACTGATGGGAAACTGTGGATCTTGGAATCTAAAAGTGGGCAGTTGCAAAGTGTGTATAGACTTCCTGGAGAAGTCTTTTCTTCTCCTGTGGTATGGGAGTCAATGCTTATTATTGGATGTagaaataattatgtttattGTCTGGATTTATTGGGTGGCAATCAAAAATAA
- the AASDH gene encoding beta-alanine-activating enzyme isoform X6, producing MYSAKHSAFSATPTLLRRFGSQLIKSTVLSTSTSLRVLALGGEAFPSLTVLKSWRGVGNKTQIFNIYGITEVSSWATFYRIPEKTLNSTLKCELPVQLGFPLLGTVVEVRDTDGFAIQEGDGQVFLGGRNRVCFLDDEVTVPLGTMRATGDFVTVKDGEIFFLGRKDSQIKRHGKRLNIELVQQVAEGLQEVESCAVTWYNQEKLILFMVSKNDLVKDYIFEELQKHLPSHAIPDELVLIDSLPFTSHGKIDVSELNKIYLNYINLKSECKLNGKEELWEKLQHLWKSILSLSEDPLRIPDESLFLNSGGDSLKSIRLLNEIEKLVGTSVPGLLEIILNSSILEIYNHIVQTVFPDEDLTFSKNYATKRKFSDINQETSGKSLHQNSVMPLNCDKKINAFIALSRGGQILSVNTTRPLTKLGHCPSACSSDLISQTNTQNVESLNPPALSGKSKDPSCVAEFFSEEGTPVIEAEKMELCVRWMSDTGKCVDASPLVVIPAVDKSSATVYIGSHSHRMMAVDLYSGKVKWEQILGDRVESSACVSKCGNFIVVGCYNGLVYVLKSSSGEKYWTFTTEDAVKSSATMDPTTGLLYIGSHDQHAYALDIYKKKCVWKLKCGATVFSSPCLSLTPHHLYFATLGGLLLAVNPATGNRIWKHSCGKPLFSSPRCCLQYICIGCVDGNLLCFTHFGEQVWQFCTSEPIFSSPCTSASEQEIFFGSHDCFIYCCNTKGHLQWKFETTSRVYSTPFNFHNYNRSDEMLLAAASTDGKLWILESKSGQLQSVYRLPGEVFSSPVVWESMLIIGCRNNYVYCLDLLGGNQK from the exons ATGTATAGTGCCAAACATTCAGCATTTTCG GCAACACCAACATTGCTTAGAAGATTTGGATCTCAGCTTATCAAGTCAACTGTTCTATCAACTAGTACTTCTCTTCGAGTATTAGCCCTTGGTGGTGAAGCATTTCCATCATTGACTGTTCTCAAAAGCTGGAGAGGAGTAGgcaataaaacacaaatatttaatatttatggtATCACAGAGGTATCAAGTTGGGCGACTTTTTACAGGATTCCAGAGAAGACTCTTAACTCTACTTTGAA ATGTGAATTGCCTGTACAACTGGGATTTCCGCTGCTTGGAACAGTAGTTGAAGTTAGAGATACTGATGGTTTCGCAATTCAAGAAGGCGATGGCCAAGTATTTTTAg GTGGGAGAAACAGAGTATGTTTTCTTGATGACGAAGTGACAGTACCACTTGGCACAATGCGAGCCACAGGAGACTTTGTGACTGTGAAAGATGGAGAGATATTTTTCTTGGGACGAAAGGACAGTCAGATTAAACGTCATGGCAAACGTCTTAACATTGAACTTGTGCAACAG GTTGCTGAAGGTCTCCAGGAAGTGGAGTCTTGTGCAGTTACATGGTATAATCAGGAAAAATTAATTCTGTTCATGGTGTCCAAAAATGATTTAGTAAAGGATTACATCTTTGAAGAACTGCAGAAACATCTTCCAAGTCATGCAATCCCGGATGAGCTTGTGTTGATTGATTCTCTGCCATTTACATCTCATG GCAAAATTGATGTTTCTGAGTTAAACAAGATTTATTTAAACTACATAAACTTGAAGTCTGAGTGTAAGCTCAATGGAAAAGAGGAACTTTGGGAAAAATTACAGCATTTGTGGAAG TCTATTCTGAGTCTCTCAGAAGATCCTTTGAGGATTCCTGATGAGTCACTCTTCTTAAATAGTGGTGGAGATTCCTTAAAGTCCATACGGCTCCTCAATGAGATTGAAAAACTTGTTGGCACATCAGTACCTGGGCTTCTGGAAATTATTCTTAACAGTTCCATTTTAGAGATTTACAATCACATCGTTCAAACAGTATTTCCAGATGAAGATCTGACATTTAGCAAGAATTAtgccacaaaaagaaaattcagcgACATTAATCAAGAGACCAGTGGAAAATCTTTACATCAGAACTCTGTCATGCCTTTAAATTGTGACAAGAAGATAAATGCTTTTATTGCACTGAGCAGAGGGGGTCAGATTTTGTCTGTGAATACTACGAGGCCTTTAACTAAGTTAGGACATTGCCCTTCAGCCTGTTCTTCTGATTTAATTTCACAGACTAACACTCAAAATGTAGAAAGCTTAAATCCTCCAGCTCTTAGTGGGAAATCAAAAGATCCATCCTGTGTTGCAGAATTCTTTTCTGAAGAGGGAACACCTGTGATAGAGGCTGAGAAGATGGAGTTATGTGTGAGGTGGATGTCAGACACAGGCAAATGTGTAGATGCTTCACCTCTGGTTGTAATACCAGCTGTTGATAAGTCATCTGCAACTGTGTACATTGGCTCCCATTCTCACAGAATGATGGCAGTTGACCTTTACTCTGGGAAGGTGAAATGGGAACAGATTTTGGGAGATCGAGTTGAATCCTCAGCATGTGTATCTAAGTGTGGAAACTTTATTGTAGTAG GCTGTTATAACGGGTTAGTTTATGTTCTGAAAAGTAGTAGTGGAGAAAAATACTGGACATTTACTACTGAGGATGCTGTCAAAAGCTCAGCAACCATGGATCCAACCACAGGACTCCTTTACATTGGATCTCATGACCAGCATGCATATGCTTTGGATATTTAT AAAAAGAAGTGTGTTTGGAAGTTAAAATGTGGAGCGactgtcttttcttctccttgtttgAGCCTGACTCCACATCACTTGTATTTTGCTACTCTGGGAGGACTTTTACTGGCTGTAAATCCT GCTACTGGGAACAGAATTTGGAAACATTCCTGTGGAAAAccactcttctcttctccacGGTGTTGCCTACAGTATATTTGTATTGGCTGTGTAGATGGAAATTTACTGTGCTTTACTCACTTTGGAGAACAG GTTTGGCAGTTCTGTACCAGTGAACCAATCTTTTCATCCCCATGTACCTCAGCATCAgagcaagaaatattttttggttCCCATGACTGCTTTATCTACTGTTGTAATACAAAAGGTCACCTCCAATGGAAATTTGAAACTACTTCAAGGGTATATTCAACACCGTTTAATTTCCATAACTACAACCGTAGTGATGAAATGTTGCTGGCAGCAGCTTCTACTGATGGGAAACTGTGGATCTTGGAATCTAAAAGTGGGCAGTTGCAAAGTGTGTATAGACTTCCTGGAGAAGTCTTTTCTTCTCCTGTGGTATGGGAGTCAATGCTTATTATTGGATGTagaaataattatgtttattGTCTGGATTTATTGGGTGGCAATCAAAAATAA
- the AASDH gene encoding beta-alanine-activating enzyme isoform X7 has product MRATGDFVTVKDGEIFFLGRKDSQIKRHGKRLNIELVQQVAEGLQEVESCAVTWYNQEKLILFMVSKNDLVKDYIFEELQKHLPSHAIPDELVLIDSLPFTSHGKIDVSELNKIYLNYINLKSECKLNGKEELWEKLQHLWKSILSLSEDPLRIPDESLFLNSGGDSLKSIRLLNEIEKLVGTSVPGLLEIILNSSILEIYNHIVQTVFPDEDLTFSKNYATKRKFSDINQETSGKSLHQNSVMPLNCDKKINAFIALSRGGQILSVNTTRPLTKLGHCPSACSSDLISQTNTQNVESLNPPALSGKSKDPSCVAEFFSEEGTPVIEAEKMELCVRWMSDTGKCVDASPLVVIPAVDKSSATVYIGSHSHRMMAVDLYSGKVKWEQILGDRVESSACVSKCGNFIVVGCYNGLVYVLKSSSGEKYWTFTTEDAVKSSATMDPTTGLLYIGSHDQHAYALDIYKKKCVWKLKCGATVFSSPCLSLTPHHLYFATLGGLLLAVNPATGNRIWKHSCGKPLFSSPRCCLQYICIGCVDGNLLCFTHFGEQVWQFCTSEPIFSSPCTSASEQEIFFGSHDCFIYCCNTKGHLQWKFETTSRVYSTPFNFHNYNRSDEMLLAAASTDGKLWILESKSGQLQSVYRLPGEVFSSPVVWESMLIIGCRNNYVYCLDLLGGNQK; this is encoded by the exons ATGCGAGCCACAGGAGACTTTGTGACTGTGAAAGATGGAGAGATATTTTTCTTGGGACGAAAGGACAGTCAGATTAAACGTCATGGCAAACGTCTTAACATTGAACTTGTGCAACAG GTTGCTGAAGGTCTCCAGGAAGTGGAGTCTTGTGCAGTTACATGGTATAATCAGGAAAAATTAATTCTGTTCATGGTGTCCAAAAATGATTTAGTAAAGGATTACATCTTTGAAGAACTGCAGAAACATCTTCCAAGTCATGCAATCCCGGATGAGCTTGTGTTGATTGATTCTCTGCCATTTACATCTCATG GCAAAATTGATGTTTCTGAGTTAAACAAGATTTATTTAAACTACATAAACTTGAAGTCTGAGTGTAAGCTCAATGGAAAAGAGGAACTTTGGGAAAAATTACAGCATTTGTGGAAG TCTATTCTGAGTCTCTCAGAAGATCCTTTGAGGATTCCTGATGAGTCACTCTTCTTAAATAGTGGTGGAGATTCCTTAAAGTCCATACGGCTCCTCAATGAGATTGAAAAACTTGTTGGCACATCAGTACCTGGGCTTCTGGAAATTATTCTTAACAGTTCCATTTTAGAGATTTACAATCACATCGTTCAAACAGTATTTCCAGATGAAGATCTGACATTTAGCAAGAATTAtgccacaaaaagaaaattcagcgACATTAATCAAGAGACCAGTGGAAAATCTTTACATCAGAACTCTGTCATGCCTTTAAATTGTGACAAGAAGATAAATGCTTTTATTGCACTGAGCAGAGGGGGTCAGATTTTGTCTGTGAATACTACGAGGCCTTTAACTAAGTTAGGACATTGCCCTTCAGCCTGTTCTTCTGATTTAATTTCACAGACTAACACTCAAAATGTAGAAAGCTTAAATCCTCCAGCTCTTAGTGGGAAATCAAAAGATCCATCCTGTGTTGCAGAATTCTTTTCTGAAGAGGGAACACCTGTGATAGAGGCTGAGAAGATGGAGTTATGTGTGAGGTGGATGTCAGACACAGGCAAATGTGTAGATGCTTCACCTCTGGTTGTAATACCAGCTGTTGATAAGTCATCTGCAACTGTGTACATTGGCTCCCATTCTCACAGAATGATGGCAGTTGACCTTTACTCTGGGAAGGTGAAATGGGAACAGATTTTGGGAGATCGAGTTGAATCCTCAGCATGTGTATCTAAGTGTGGAAACTTTATTGTAGTAG GCTGTTATAACGGGTTAGTTTATGTTCTGAAAAGTAGTAGTGGAGAAAAATACTGGACATTTACTACTGAGGATGCTGTCAAAAGCTCAGCAACCATGGATCCAACCACAGGACTCCTTTACATTGGATCTCATGACCAGCATGCATATGCTTTGGATATTTAT AAAAAGAAGTGTGTTTGGAAGTTAAAATGTGGAGCGactgtcttttcttctccttgtttgAGCCTGACTCCACATCACTTGTATTTTGCTACTCTGGGAGGACTTTTACTGGCTGTAAATCCT GCTACTGGGAACAGAATTTGGAAACATTCCTGTGGAAAAccactcttctcttctccacGGTGTTGCCTACAGTATATTTGTATTGGCTGTGTAGATGGAAATTTACTGTGCTTTACTCACTTTGGAGAACAG GTTTGGCAGTTCTGTACCAGTGAACCAATCTTTTCATCCCCATGTACCTCAGCATCAgagcaagaaatattttttggttCCCATGACTGCTTTATCTACTGTTGTAATACAAAAGGTCACCTCCAATGGAAATTTGAAACTACTTCAAGGGTATATTCAACACCGTTTAATTTCCATAACTACAACCGTAGTGATGAAATGTTGCTGGCAGCAGCTTCTACTGATGGGAAACTGTGGATCTTGGAATCTAAAAGTGGGCAGTTGCAAAGTGTGTATAGACTTCCTGGAGAAGTCTTTTCTTCTCCTGTGGTATGGGAGTCAATGCTTATTATTGGATGTagaaataattatgtttattGTCTGGATTTATTGGGTGGCAATCAAAAATAA
- the AASDH gene encoding beta-alanine-activating enzyme isoform X3 — protein sequence MKKCNLKYILVEKQQINKFKSSYETLLNYDTFTVEHNDIVLFRLHWKNVEVSLMLNERKEKYEKEKMTNSTSSENSNEEKSEEHMDARLKHCLAYVLHTSGTTGKPKIVRVPHACIVPNIQHFRVLFEITQDDVLFLASPLTFDPSVVEIFVALSSGASLLIVPTSVKVIPSKLAAVLFSHHRVTVLQATPTLLRRFGSQLIKSTVLSTSTSLRVLALGGEAFPSLTVLKSWRGVGNKTQIFNIYGITEVSSWATFYRIPEKTLNSTLKCELPVQLGFPLLGTVVEVRDTDGFAIQEGDGQVFLGGRNRVCFLDDEVTVPLGTMRATGDFVTVKDGEIFFLGRKDSQIKRHGKRLNIELVQQVAEGLQEVESCAVTWYNQEKLILFMVSKNDLVKDYIFEELQKHLPSHAIPDELVLIDSLPFTSHGKIDVSELNKIYLNYINLKSECKLNGKEELWEKLQHLWKSILSLSEDPLRIPDESLFLNSGGDSLKSIRLLNEIEKLVGTSVPGLLEIILNSSILEIYNHIVQTVFPDEDLTFSKNYATKRKFSDINQETSGKSLHQNSVMPLNCDKKINAFIALSRGGQILSVNTTRPLTKLGHCPSACSSDLISQTNTQNVESLNPPALSGKSKDPSCVAEFFSEEGTPVIEAEKMELCVRWMSDTGKCVDASPLVVIPAVDKSSATVYIGSHSHRMMAVDLYSGKVKWEQILGDRVESSACVSKCGNFIVVGCYNGLVYVLKSSSGEKYWTFTTEDAVKSSATMDPTTGLLYIGSHDQHAYALDIYKKKCVWKLKCGATVFSSPCLSLTPHHLYFATLGGLLLAVNPATGNRIWKHSCGKPLFSSPRCCLQYICIGCVDGNLLCFTHFGEQVWQFCTSEPIFSSPCTSASEQEIFFGSHDCFIYCCNTKGHLQWKFETTSRVYSTPFNFHNYNRSDEMLLAAASTDGKLWILESKSGQLQSVYRLPGEVFSSPVVWESMLIIGCRNNYVYCLDLLGGNQK from the exons atgaaaaaatgtaatttaaagtaTATCCTtgttgaaaaacagcaaattaat AAATTCAAATCTTCCTATGAAACGTTATTGAACTATGATACGTTTACAGTAGAACATAATGACATAGTACTCTTCAGACTTCACTGGAAAAATGTTGAGGTGAGCttgatgctaaatgaaagaaaagagaaatatgaaaaagaaaaaatgacaaacagCACAAGTTCTGAGAACAGCAATGAAGAAAAGTCAGAAGAGCACATGGATGCGAGGCTAAAGCATTGCTTAGCTTATGTTCTCCATACATCAGGCACTACGGGGAAACCTAAGATTGTCAGAGTGCCTCATGCATGTATAGTGCCAAACATTCAGCATTTTCG GGTACTTTTTGAGATCACACAAGATGATGTTTTGTTTCTGGCTTCACCTCTGACCTTTGATCCTTCTGTTGTGGAAATATTTGTTGCTTTGTCAAGTGGTGCCTCTCTGCTTATTGTACCAACTTCTGTCAAGGTGATCCCATCAAAATTAGCTGCTGTTCTCTTTTCCCATCACAGAGTGACTGTTTTGCAG GCAACACCAACATTGCTTAGAAGATTTGGATCTCAGCTTATCAAGTCAACTGTTCTATCAACTAGTACTTCTCTTCGAGTATTAGCCCTTGGTGGTGAAGCATTTCCATCATTGACTGTTCTCAAAAGCTGGAGAGGAGTAGgcaataaaacacaaatatttaatatttatggtATCACAGAGGTATCAAGTTGGGCGACTTTTTACAGGATTCCAGAGAAGACTCTTAACTCTACTTTGAA ATGTGAATTGCCTGTACAACTGGGATTTCCGCTGCTTGGAACAGTAGTTGAAGTTAGAGATACTGATGGTTTCGCAATTCAAGAAGGCGATGGCCAAGTATTTTTAg GTGGGAGAAACAGAGTATGTTTTCTTGATGACGAAGTGACAGTACCACTTGGCACAATGCGAGCCACAGGAGACTTTGTGACTGTGAAAGATGGAGAGATATTTTTCTTGGGACGAAAGGACAGTCAGATTAAACGTCATGGCAAACGTCTTAACATTGAACTTGTGCAACAG GTTGCTGAAGGTCTCCAGGAAGTGGAGTCTTGTGCAGTTACATGGTATAATCAGGAAAAATTAATTCTGTTCATGGTGTCCAAAAATGATTTAGTAAAGGATTACATCTTTGAAGAACTGCAGAAACATCTTCCAAGTCATGCAATCCCGGATGAGCTTGTGTTGATTGATTCTCTGCCATTTACATCTCATG GCAAAATTGATGTTTCTGAGTTAAACAAGATTTATTTAAACTACATAAACTTGAAGTCTGAGTGTAAGCTCAATGGAAAAGAGGAACTTTGGGAAAAATTACAGCATTTGTGGAAG TCTATTCTGAGTCTCTCAGAAGATCCTTTGAGGATTCCTGATGAGTCACTCTTCTTAAATAGTGGTGGAGATTCCTTAAAGTCCATACGGCTCCTCAATGAGATTGAAAAACTTGTTGGCACATCAGTACCTGGGCTTCTGGAAATTATTCTTAACAGTTCCATTTTAGAGATTTACAATCACATCGTTCAAACAGTATTTCCAGATGAAGATCTGACATTTAGCAAGAATTAtgccacaaaaagaaaattcagcgACATTAATCAAGAGACCAGTGGAAAATCTTTACATCAGAACTCTGTCATGCCTTTAAATTGTGACAAGAAGATAAATGCTTTTATTGCACTGAGCAGAGGGGGTCAGATTTTGTCTGTGAATACTACGAGGCCTTTAACTAAGTTAGGACATTGCCCTTCAGCCTGTTCTTCTGATTTAATTTCACAGACTAACACTCAAAATGTAGAAAGCTTAAATCCTCCAGCTCTTAGTGGGAAATCAAAAGATCCATCCTGTGTTGCAGAATTCTTTTCTGAAGAGGGAACACCTGTGATAGAGGCTGAGAAGATGGAGTTATGTGTGAGGTGGATGTCAGACACAGGCAAATGTGTAGATGCTTCACCTCTGGTTGTAATACCAGCTGTTGATAAGTCATCTGCAACTGTGTACATTGGCTCCCATTCTCACAGAATGATGGCAGTTGACCTTTACTCTGGGAAGGTGAAATGGGAACAGATTTTGGGAGATCGAGTTGAATCCTCAGCATGTGTATCTAAGTGTGGAAACTTTATTGTAGTAG GCTGTTATAACGGGTTAGTTTATGTTCTGAAAAGTAGTAGTGGAGAAAAATACTGGACATTTACTACTGAGGATGCTGTCAAAAGCTCAGCAACCATGGATCCAACCACAGGACTCCTTTACATTGGATCTCATGACCAGCATGCATATGCTTTGGATATTTAT AAAAAGAAGTGTGTTTGGAAGTTAAAATGTGGAGCGactgtcttttcttctccttgtttgAGCCTGACTCCACATCACTTGTATTTTGCTACTCTGGGAGGACTTTTACTGGCTGTAAATCCT GCTACTGGGAACAGAATTTGGAAACATTCCTGTGGAAAAccactcttctcttctccacGGTGTTGCCTACAGTATATTTGTATTGGCTGTGTAGATGGAAATTTACTGTGCTTTACTCACTTTGGAGAACAG GTTTGGCAGTTCTGTACCAGTGAACCAATCTTTTCATCCCCATGTACCTCAGCATCAgagcaagaaatattttttggttCCCATGACTGCTTTATCTACTGTTGTAATACAAAAGGTCACCTCCAATGGAAATTTGAAACTACTTCAAGGGTATATTCAACACCGTTTAATTTCCATAACTACAACCGTAGTGATGAAATGTTGCTGGCAGCAGCTTCTACTGATGGGAAACTGTGGATCTTGGAATCTAAAAGTGGGCAGTTGCAAAGTGTGTATAGACTTCCTGGAGAAGTCTTTTCTTCTCCTGTGGTATGGGAGTCAATGCTTATTATTGGATGTagaaataattatgtttattGTCTGGATTTATTGGGTGGCAATCAAAAATAA